The nucleotide sequence TCATAAGAACTTCCAACTACCGTGGCTACCTTCTTATTTAAACCCTCCCAATACCAGGGATGGAAGATGGGTGTAAAAGGGTGCCGATATTACCGGCAAATCTGAGCAAGGCCCCTGATTAAATCGAATCGTAAAAAAATGAAGTGTAGGTGAAAATGAATGATGCGGGTAACTCTAATCAAGTTCCCATTTGTTAACCATATCATACACCCCTGATAATTGAATTAGTGACATAAATGGTAAGATACCGGACACTGAAAACTAGCGTAAAACTCCAACAAATAAATAGCTCATATTTACACACAGGTATAACCCTGGTACAACCTTAGGTTGAACTAAACTAACACCTATTGAGCCGTATTTTCTGGTAGCGTCCACAATAACCTCTCAAACATTTTTTTAATTGCTGTATATTTAAAAAGGTATCTCCATTAAGTATTCTTCTGCGTTACCAATTCCATTCAGATTCTTTACTTAGATTTTACAAATAGATAACAATACCGCCCTTTCTTAAATACATAGAAGGTGTACATTAGGAGCCTCCTATGTTACTATAACATACAGTTATAATATCATCAGCTAAATAATCCATTAAAGAGCTTCATATAAGCCCTAAAAAGTTTTAACACATAATCATGGTCCATTTCCTAAAAATCATTCTTATTGGTTTTCTATTTACAAACTCTTTGAACATTTTCGCAATAACCACACATGCACAAAAGGACGACCCTAAAATGCCAGAAAGGGGTATTTGTGCGCACAGAGGTGCTAGTAAACTACATCCTGAAAACACCATCTCGGCATTTAAAGAAGCAGTGCGCCTGGGCGCTCAGATGATTGAATTTGATGTAAGAATGACTATTGACAACAAACTGATCATCATGCACGACGCTACGGTCGACCGAACTACAGATGGATCAGGCTTGGTAGAAGACCTAACATGGAATGAAATTAAAGAGCTCGATGCCGGAGCATGGAAATCCAAAAAATTTAAAGGAGAAAGGGTGCCTTTGCTAGACGATGTTCTTGACGTTTTTCCAAAAAACATTTGGTTGAACGTACATTTAAAGGGAGATAAAAAATTAGGAATTGCCGTTGCCAAAACAATTCTTGCTAAGAATAGAACACATCAGGCCATTATAGCATGTAACAATGAAAGCGCCAAAGGTGTTAGGCTAGTAAACAGTGATATTATGATTTGTAATATGGAGCGAACCAGTTCCCGGAGTGACTATATCCAAACTACAGCTAAAGAGAAATTTGCAGCCATACAACTATTAAAGAAAAGAGATAACACGAATATTCTCAAGGACATCGAAACGCTAAAATTTAATAATATAAAAATTAATTATTTCTACAGCAACACTCCCGAAGAAGGCATAACATTACTCAACAAAGGGGTTGATTTCGTTTTAACCGATAACTTATCTGAAATGCTTGAAGCTGCACGTTCCATAGGAATTGAAACATCTCATTAATCCCTGAGTTTTACCTTTAACATCAACGGTTTATTCACGTATGGGTTCAATCGTCTCCCTTATAATTAATGATTACTTAACTTTTTTCCTCCTTTAAGTTGATATGCGTGCAATTATCTTCATCCTTGAAAATATTAAATGACACCAACCAATCTTACGGAAATATCTGATACACGACTTCTTATACTCATAAGAGAAGGGAACGAACTAGCTTTTCATCAGATATATAATAGGTACTGGAAACAGCTTTACGCCTACACCTTAAATATTCTAGAAGACAAAGGACTTACCGAAGACACTATCCAAGAGGTCTTTATTAAAATTTGGACAAATAGAGAAACTACCCAAATAGAACGATTAAAGAATTATCTATTCAATGCTGTTAGAAACAATGCACTATTAAAAATAAGGGATAATAAATTCTCGTCCCTAAACGAACAAATTATAAGTACACTGAGTTTAAATTCCGAAGCAGAACAAAATCTAAATCTAGAGGATTTAACATTTCTTATCAAAGACGCTGCTTCAAATCTACCCGAAAAACGAAGAGAAATTTTCTTGATGAGCAGACTGCAAAATTATTCAATAACCGAGATTGCCGATTTTTTTAATATTTCACATCGAAGTGTAGAGAATCAATTGTACCTAGCCTCTAAAGAACTCAGAAGTACACTGGGAAAATCGTTACACTTCCTAGTGCTTTTCTGGAATATCTAGTCAAAAGTTAATTGCCGCTATATTTAATGTTACCAATACGTTAATTCAGGCTTTTTTTGAATATGAGACGTGAGTACCCCCCACCATTTTGTGTCTTGATACCATAACAGGATAATTGTGACCAAGAAAGAATTCATTAGTTTATTAGACAAACATGCAAATGGTTTTTGTTCTGAAGAAGAAGAGGAGCTTCTACTCGAGTTCTGTAATGAAGCCCAAGGGAAAAATAAAATGGATTCTTGGAATTTATTGGAGACGGAACAAACAAGAATTCGATTGTTGAAAAACATCACTAACGCTTTAAAGCTTAGCGATATTAAATCTATCAACAATAAGAAAATTTATTGGAAACAGCTTGGGGCGATTGCAGCAACGTTTATAAGCCTAATCGCCATTGTCTACTTATTCCAAAAAAATGATAGGTTACCAAATAACACGATTACATTGGAGCTCGAAGATGGTTCATTAAAGGTCTTAGATGAGCACGCTACAACTGAACTGTTCGATGAACAAGGTAAACTCTTTGGAAAGCAAAAGAAAAGAGAACTTGTCTATTATCCTGCAAACTCAAAAAGTGAACTTGCTTACAATACATTAACTGTTCCCAACGGAAAAACCTTCGACATCCTATTATCAGATAGCACCAGTGTACATCTCAACGCCGGTTCATCACTGAAATATCCTGTCAAATTTTTAAGGGGAGAAGAAAGAAAAATATTTCTATCAGGGGAGGCTTTTCTGAATGTAAAGAAAGATTCCCTGCGTCCATTTATAGTAAATGCCGATGAGTTGAACATTAGGGTACTTGGCACTCAATTTAATATCAATGCATACCCAGAAGATGAAGTTGCCGAAGTTGTTCTAATTGAAGGCTCCGTGAGTCTCTACCAACATGAGGAGAATTTTCTAGAGAAAGGTACTTTACTCGCTCCCGGACATAAAGCAAGCTTCAATAAAAAACATAGAGAATTTTCTAAAGAGAAGGTTTTACCCGACCTCTATACTTCATGGATGCAGAATGAACTGGTTTTTAGGAAAATGACTTTTGAAAATATTCTAAGAAAATTGGAGAGACATTACAACGTCAAAATCTCAAATGATAATTTAAGTATATCGAAAGAAAAATTCAATGCCAATCTAGGTAAAAATACTCCTATAGAAGCTGTGCTTCAAGATTTGAAAACAACCTATAATATCAATTATACCATTAATGGAAATCAAATAAATATAACAGAATAAAAAACCATAATACTTATGAACTAGAACAACCAAAGTAAAAACCAACAATAAAAAAGCACTCTAGTATCAATACTAAAAATTAAAAAAAATCGAGAAATGCGTCAACATTTCCCGATTGGACTAAAGTGATTTTTCTAAAAGAATTACCACAATATAACACTATAAAAGTATGAAAAAACTTCTTAACCTTACAAGAAGCCTTTCCCCGTTTCAAAAATTCACTTATAAAATGAGACTTTGCATTCTACTCATTTTAGTTTCTTTTTTTAAAATTAACGCTAATGAAAACTATTCATCACAAACCAAGCTCACACTAAATTATAATAACATATCCGTGAGTGAACTCATTGATACCATTGAGAACTCCACAGATTTTCGTTTCGTATATAAAATCAAGGCTGTCGACTTAGGCCGTTCAGTATCTATTAATGTCCGGAACGTACCGATTGATACTTTACTCGATTTAATATTCTCAAAAACAAAAACCGATTACAAAGTCATTGAAACCCGCATATTCCTTACTGAATCCAAGTTGAAAAATGATGCAACCAATAGGACTAAGCATCACATTCCTAATCTAAAATCAGATTTACAAAAATTAATCAATGGTACCATTACCGATGAAAACGGAAGTCCATTACCTGGTGCTAGCATTGTTGAAAAAGGAACTACTAACGGTACGACCTCTGATTTTGATGGCAACTACACCATTAACGTTTCTAACAACGGTGCAACGTTAATTGTCTCCTATATCGGCTACACAACTAACGAAATAATAGTAGGGGAAAGGACGGAAATCAATGTACAACTAGAACCCGACGCAATGGAACTGTCAGGTGTTGTGGTAACGGCCCTAGGTATCAAAAGAGAAGAAAAATCACTGGGATATTCGGCACAGACGATAAATGAAAAGTCCGTAAAGGATGCCAAGACCAACAACTGGGTAAATTCCCTTTCAGGAAAGGTAGCAGGGCTGAACATTCAAGGTGCTGGAGCCGGCCCAATGGGATCGGCACGTATAACCCTTAGAGGCGAATCATCGCTAAATTTGGAAAACAATCAGGCTCTAGTAGTTGTTGATGGTGTTCCAATTAGCAGCAAAATTACTGGCACAGGTTTCTCGTCTTACCTTTCAGCAGATAGCCCTGTGGATTATGGATCAACCTTATCCGATATCAATCCTGACGATATTGAGGAAATGACTGTTTTAAAAGGACCAGGTGCCACGGCATTATATGGTAGCAGGGCTGGTAACGGAGCTATTATTATTACTACCAAATCAGGTTCAAAACAAAAGAATGGAATTGGCGTTACTATTAACTCCAACTTTAATACCGAATCAGTCAATCGTTATCCCGACTATCAATTTGAATATGGTGAGGGGCGCACTTCTGAGTATTATTCATATTTAGATAGTCCAGACGGCTTAAACACCAGTACCAACGTGGGTGCGGGCAGAGCATGGGGCCCAAAATTTTCAGGACAATCCTATTTTCAATTTAATCCCGATACCCCTGATGGCAGACCAACTGAGCGAACCCCATGGGTACCCTACAAAAATTATATTTCGGGATTCTTCAGGACTGGTACAACTACTTCCAACAGTATTTCCTTAGAAGGCGGTGGAGACAACGGATCCGCAAGATTTTCAGTAACCCATTTAAAGAACAAATGGATTATACCTAATACTGGTTTTGAACGTATTAATGCCTCATTATCGGTAAACCAAAAAATTTCCGACAAGTTAAAAATCGCGGGTAAAGCTAACTATACTAATAAAACTAGTGACAACCTACCAGCTGCCGGTTACAATAATCAATCCTTAATGTATTTTCTGATTCTTGGAACTGCCCCGAGTATTAATCCTGAATGGTTTGACCCTTATTGGCAACCCGGGTTAGAGGATGTTGAACAAAAAAATCCTTTTAACCCAGGGCCGGACAATCCACTTCTGGGTATGTATGAAATGTTGAACACAATGAATAAACATGGTGTTATTGCGAATATTTCACTAGACTATGAATTTTCCAAAAAGTTAAGTCTTAAAGTACGTTCCGGCCTGGATATGGCCTATGAATTCAGAACACAACAGCGCCCATTTAGCATGACTAAATTCCCTAGAGGCTCTTATCGCGAACAGGACGTATTCAGTTATGAATCCAATACAGACTTCCTATTGACCTACACAGGAAATCTGGGCAAAAAAATTGGTTTTACAGTCTCAGGTGGAGGTAATGCTATGCGGCAGAACTATAATTTTACCGGAAAATATGCGGATCAATTGGCGCAGCCAGGCATTTATCAAATTTCTAATAGTTTAGACCAAGCAGTATTAGACCCCATAAGGACAGAGAAAGCTACCAATAGCTTATATGCAATTTCACAACTTTCATTCTTAAATGACCGTATTTTTTTAGATCTTACCGGCCGTAATGACTGGTCGAGTACCTTACCTTTAAAAAACAACTCTTTTTTCTATCCATCGGTAAGCACCAGTTTCTTAGTTAGTGATTTAATAACACTTCCAGAAGCCGTTTCTTTTGCAAAACTTCGGCTTTCATGGGCGCAAGTAGGTAATGATACCCGCCCCTATCAAACCGCTAAATACTATGATAGAGTTTTAAGTAATAGTTTTACAAACCCAACCACTCTTTTCAATAACGAATTAAAACCTGAAATTACAACAAGCTATGAGATTGGAGTAGATTTACGATTATTGAAAAATCGGTTAGGACTAGACGCGACTTATTATACAAATGACAGTCGTAACCAGATTTTAGCCATTCCCTTGGATCCGGTATCGGGCTATTCGAACGCACTAATTAATGCGGGTTTAATCAACAGTCAAGGTTTGGAACTTAAATTAACTGCCAAACCTATTAACAATGAAAATTTCAAATGGAATACAACCTTGATATGGTCAAGAAACCGTAGTTATGTAAAGGAACTTTCAGATGGAATAGAAACTCAGGTTATATATGCACGTGGTAGTAACGTATCCATAGAAGCTCGTGTAGGAGGCCTTATGGGGGATCTTTACGGCAGAGGTTTCCAACGTTCTCCAGATGGACAGATTATCTATTCATCTGCTGGTCTTCCTGCAGAATTGGATCCAGAAAGTAAAAAACTAGGGAATGCTTTTCCCGATTGGAAGGGTAGTATTATGAACGAAATCTCATTGGGCCGGTTCAAGTTCAGTATGCTTTTGGATGGTCAAACAGGTGGAAGTATATATTCCCATACAAACCACAAGAGTAATACCTTAGGTAAAACCAAAGTGACATTACCAGGTCGTGAAACGGGTATTGTAGGAGACGGGGTAGTCTTACAGCAAGATGGTTCCTATGCTCCTAATACCATAAATGTTCCCGCTGATTCCTATTACAATAATTATTACAAGAGTAGCAATGCTGAAACAAACATCTTTAGCACTGATTTTCTCAAAATACGCGAGGTTAGACTAGAGTATAAATTCGCTAAGAATTTGCTAGACAAAATTGGGTTGCAAGGAGCAACTATCGCATTGTTTGGAAGGGACCTATTCAATTTTACTAAGTTTCCCGGTTTTGATCCAGAAGGTGGCAATCTGAATAACGGTACGTTAACCCCAGGAGTGGAATTGGCCCAGTTTCCCTCCACACGTTCTATCGGAACCAATCTCACTTTAAAATTTTAAACCTTATCTACTTTAAACATGTACAAAAAACTTATAAATACCGTTCTGATCTTTACAATCTTGCTGACTGGTTGTACCAAAGATTTTGAAGAATTAAACACTGACCCGAACAGACCTGAAGAAATAACCCCTGGGGTACTTTTAGGACAGTTGCAGTACCGCATAGTAAATTCGGCAATTAAGTCATCTAGATCATTCACTCATGAATTAATGCAAGTGGATGTACCAAGGGAAAGTACAGGTGGTGGCGGTCAACATCGTTACGTCATAAATCCAGGAGAAGGTGTTTGGACTTCTTTCTATAGTTATCTGACGGATATTGAAGATTTACAGACTATTTCAGAGGAACTAAACGAGGATAATTATAAAGGCA is from Zobellia galactanivorans and encodes:
- a CDS encoding RNA polymerase sigma factor, whose amino-acid sequence is MTPTNLTEISDTRLLILIREGNELAFHQIYNRYWKQLYAYTLNILEDKGLTEDTIQEVFIKIWTNRETTQIERLKNYLFNAVRNNALLKIRDNKFSSLNEQIISTLSLNSEAEQNLNLEDLTFLIKDAASNLPEKRREIFLMSRLQNYSITEIADFFNISHRSVENQLYLASKELRSTLGKSLHFLVLFWNI
- a CDS encoding glycerophosphodiester phosphodiesterase, producing the protein MVHFLKIILIGFLFTNSLNIFAITTHAQKDDPKMPERGICAHRGASKLHPENTISAFKEAVRLGAQMIEFDVRMTIDNKLIIMHDATVDRTTDGSGLVEDLTWNEIKELDAGAWKSKKFKGERVPLLDDVLDVFPKNIWLNVHLKGDKKLGIAVAKTILAKNRTHQAIIACNNESAKGVRLVNSDIMICNMERTSSRSDYIQTTAKEKFAAIQLLKKRDNTNILKDIETLKFNNIKINYFYSNTPEEGITLLNKGVDFVLTDNLSEMLEAARSIGIETSH
- a CDS encoding SusC/RagA family TonB-linked outer membrane protein, whose product is MKKLLNLTRSLSPFQKFTYKMRLCILLILVSFFKINANENYSSQTKLTLNYNNISVSELIDTIENSTDFRFVYKIKAVDLGRSVSINVRNVPIDTLLDLIFSKTKTDYKVIETRIFLTESKLKNDATNRTKHHIPNLKSDLQKLINGTITDENGSPLPGASIVEKGTTNGTTSDFDGNYTINVSNNGATLIVSYIGYTTNEIIVGERTEINVQLEPDAMELSGVVVTALGIKREEKSLGYSAQTINEKSVKDAKTNNWVNSLSGKVAGLNIQGAGAGPMGSARITLRGESSLNLENNQALVVVDGVPISSKITGTGFSSYLSADSPVDYGSTLSDINPDDIEEMTVLKGPGATALYGSRAGNGAIIITTKSGSKQKNGIGVTINSNFNTESVNRYPDYQFEYGEGRTSEYYSYLDSPDGLNTSTNVGAGRAWGPKFSGQSYFQFNPDTPDGRPTERTPWVPYKNYISGFFRTGTTTSNSISLEGGGDNGSARFSVTHLKNKWIIPNTGFERINASLSVNQKISDKLKIAGKANYTNKTSDNLPAAGYNNQSLMYFLILGTAPSINPEWFDPYWQPGLEDVEQKNPFNPGPDNPLLGMYEMLNTMNKHGVIANISLDYEFSKKLSLKVRSGLDMAYEFRTQQRPFSMTKFPRGSYREQDVFSYESNTDFLLTYTGNLGKKIGFTVSGGGNAMRQNYNFTGKYADQLAQPGIYQISNSLDQAVLDPIRTEKATNSLYAISQLSFLNDRIFLDLTGRNDWSSTLPLKNNSFFYPSVSTSFLVSDLITLPEAVSFAKLRLSWAQVGNDTRPYQTAKYYDRVLSNSFTNPTTLFNNELKPEITTSYEIGVDLRLLKNRLGLDATYYTNDSRNQILAIPLDPVSGYSNALINAGLINSQGLELKLTAKPINNENFKWNTTLIWSRNRSYVKELSDGIETQVIYARGSNVSIEARVGGLMGDLYGRGFQRSPDGQIIYSSAGLPAELDPESKKLGNAFPDWKGSIMNEISLGRFKFSMLLDGQTGGSIYSHTNHKSNTLGKTKVTLPGRETGIVGDGVVLQQDGSYAPNTINVPADSYYNNYYKSSNAETNIFSTDFLKIREVRLEYKFAKNLLDKIGLQGATIALFGRDLFNFTKFPGFDPEGGNLNNGTLTPGVELAQFPSTRSIGTNLTLKF
- a CDS encoding FecR family protein, with the translated sequence MTKKEFISLLDKHANGFCSEEEEELLLEFCNEAQGKNKMDSWNLLETEQTRIRLLKNITNALKLSDIKSINNKKIYWKQLGAIAATFISLIAIVYLFQKNDRLPNNTITLELEDGSLKVLDEHATTELFDEQGKLFGKQKKRELVYYPANSKSELAYNTLTVPNGKTFDILLSDSTSVHLNAGSSLKYPVKFLRGEERKIFLSGEAFLNVKKDSLRPFIVNADELNIRVLGTQFNINAYPEDEVAEVVLIEGSVSLYQHEENFLEKGTLLAPGHKASFNKKHREFSKEKVLPDLYTSWMQNELVFRKMTFENILRKLERHYNVKISNDNLSISKEKFNANLGKNTPIEAVLQDLKTTYNINYTINGNQINITE